From the genome of Planctomycetota bacterium:
CGAATGCGAACGCCTCTACCAATACCTTCACCAGCACCGCCTCCCCGTTTAGCGGCGGGGCGTCGCACCGCGTGTCGTCACCATGCTTCAAACCTTCAACGAAAAAAACCGCAACCTCATCGTCTGCGTCAACGGCAAGCTCACGCACCGCGACGAAGCGGCCATCAACCCCTTCGATTCGTCCGTGCAGAACGGCGACGCGGTATGGGAAGGTCTGCGGCTCTACGACGGCCGCATCTTCAAACTCACCGAACACCTCGCCCGACTGCGCAAGTCCGCCACGATGCTCTCGTATGTCAACATCCCCGACGACGCCACGATCATCGACCAACTCAAAAAGACCCTCGCGGCGAACCAGATGCACGACGGCGTCCACATCCGCCTGACCCTCACGCGCGGCCCCAAGTACACCTCCGGTCTCGACCCGCGCGTCAACCTCGGCACGCCGACGCTCATCATCCTCCCCGAGCATAAACCTCCCGTCTTCAATCGCGACGGCATCACGCTCATCACCGCAAACATCCGTCGCCCCAATCCCGATGTGCTCAATCAGCACATTCACAGTTCCAACCAGCTCACCTCGATTCTCGCCAAGCTCGAAGCCAATGCCGCGCATGCCGACGACGCCCTGCTCCTCGATCAGCGCGGCTACCTCGCTGAGACGAGCTCGACGCATGTGTTCATCGTCGAGGGCGACACCGTGGTGACGCCGACGACTTTCGCCTGCCCCGAAGGCATCACCCGCGCGACGATCCTCGAACTGTGCAGACAGCACCACATGGCGCACGAAGTCTGCGATATCACGCCACGGCGCATGCACGCGGCGGACGAGATGTTCGTCACCGGCACGATGGGCGAACTGGTCCCCGTGCTGTCGGTTGACGGCCGGGCAATCGGTGACGGAAAATCGCGTGCAATCACGGACCGGCTCACGCAGTTGTTCAAAGAGCTGACCCGGACCCAAGGCGTCCCCGTCTGCTGAGCGACATACCTCCCCCGCGAGGGGGAGGGGTGACAAAGACCGAGGTTATTCAACTCATTGGAGATCGCATCATGCGACGTATTGCCGCCAGCTTCCTGCTCGTGCTCAGTCTTGTCATGAGTGCCTACGCCGAGGACCTCGCCAAGCCGCTGGACAAGATGGACCCGCAGGCGGGCGACACCATCGTCTTCCTCGGCGACTCGATCACGCATCAATGTCTTTACACGCAATACGTGGAGGATTATTTCTACACGCGCTATCCGGCGATGCGGGTTCACTTCTACAACTCGGGCGTCAGCGGCGACATCGCGGCCGACGCGCTGAAGCGTTTCGACATCGACGTGGCGGAGCTTCATCCCAAATATGTGACGATCCTGTTGGGCATGAACGATGCGTCGTACCGCGACTGGGACAAGGGGACGTTCGATCGCTACGAACACGACATGACGGAGGTGCTCGATCGGATCTCCAAGCTGGGCGCGACGGCGATCGCCATGAAGCCGACGATGCATGATTTTCGCGCGTGGCAGATTCGGCCGACGGGTCAGTGGAAGCTGCCCAAGGATGAGCACGATGCGAAGATGTACAACGCGGTGCTGAGCTACTACGGGGCGTGGCTCCAGCAGGCGTCGATGGATCGCGGGCTGGGCGTCGTCGATCTGAGCAGCCCGCTCAGCCAGTACACGCTCGAAGCCCGCCGCACTGATGCGAACTTCACCATGATCCCCGACTCCGTGCACCCGGATCCGAACGGGCACGCCATCATGGCTTTCGAACTGCTTCAGACGATGCACCCCGACCGGGCGGTCAGCAGGCTCACCGCCATCTGTCGCGACGGGACATGGCAGATCAAAGGCGGCGACGTGACGGACGTCAGCGGCGATGCATCGCGCCTCAAGTTCACGTTCACCGCCAAGGCGCTTCCGTGGGTCCTGCCATCCGAAGCGTCGCGCGGGTTTGCGATGACCCATGCCGGTCACAAGATGTCCAACGAGCGGCTCTCCGTCGTCGGCCTCGCGCCCGGCAAGTACAAGCTGACGATCGACGGCGTCGAAATCGGCACCTACACCAACGTTATGCTCGGCGGCAAAGTCGAACTCGAAAACAACGACAAGACCCCGCAGTATCAGCAGGCCCTGGCGGTGGCGATGCTCAACAAAGAGCGGAACGACAAGGCGGTGCACCCCATGCGCGACCGCTTCGGCCAGCTCAAAGGGCAGGTCCACAAGGGCGGGCCGGACGAGGCGTGGATGGCCAAGTTCAAGGACGATGTGGCGGCCTTTCGCAAGGCGGCCGACGATTATGAGTCGAAGATTTACGATTTGGCGCAGCCCAAGCCGCGGGTGTACGAGCTGACGAAAGTCGATTGACTTGCCGGATGATGGACGGGCGGGCGGCTGTTACAATGCCCGTCTATGGCCACGCTCATCGAACAGGTTGAACAATGGGGCGTCGTCGGGGCCGGCGGCGCGGGGTTCCCCACGCACGTCAAGCTCAAGGCGCAGGCGAAGACGATCATTCTCAACGGCGCCGAATGCGAACCATTGCTCCACAAAGACAAGGAGCTGATGAAGGCATACGGCAAGGAAGTGATCGACGGGCTCGAACAGGCCCGCCAGCAGGTTGGGGCTGAGGAAGCGATCGTCGGCATCAAGGGTAAGTACACCGATGTGATCGAAGCGATGCAGGCGATTCTTCCGCCGCAGCATCGCATCGCCGCGCTGAGCGATTCGTATCCCGCCGGCGATGAGTTCATTCTCGTCTATGACACGACCGGCAAGATCATTCAGCCCGGCGGGATTCCTTTGCACGTCGGTTGCGTCGTCATCAATGTCGAAACCGCCATGAACATCGCCCGCGCCAAACCGGTCACGCGCAAGTATCTGACTGTCGCCGGGGCGGTGCATCATCCCGTGACGATCGGCATCCCGATCGGCGCGACCTTCGCCGAGGCGATCGAGCTGGCCGGCGGAGCGACCGTGAGCGATCCGGTCGTGCTCGTCGGCGGAGCGATGATGGGCAAGTACAGCGAAGACCTCACCACGCCGATCACCAAAACGACCGGCGGGCTCATCGTCCTCGGTCGCGACCACCCGCTCGTCGCCCGCTACACCAAAACATGGAAACAGGTCGAGACCATCGGGGCCTCCGGCTGCGATCAATGCTACTTCTGCACGTTCTACTGCCCGCGATATCTGCTGGGTCATCCCATCGAGCCACACCTGGCGATGCGCTCGCTTCAGTTCAACATGGCGGGCGAAGTGAACGTCATCGGCACCGAGTTCTGCTGCGAGTGCAACCTGTGCACGATGATGAGCTGCCCGGAAGACCTCTACCCCGCGCAGGTCTGCGGGGAGAACAAGCACCGCATCCTCGCGTCGGGCAATCGATGGAAGACCGAGGCCGAGGAGCATCGCCCGGAACTGCACCTCGATAATCGCCGCGTGCCGATCGCCCGGCTGATCTTGAAACTCGGCCTGAGCCAGTTCACGAACAAGGGCCCGCTGCATGACAACGGGTTCATGCCCAAGCGCATCGTGCTTCCCCTCAAGCAGCACGCCGGCCCGCCCGCCGAGCCGATCGTCAAAGTCGGCGACCGCGTCAGCGAAGGCGACGTCATCGCCCGTCCCGCCCCCGGCAAACTCGGCGCGCCAATCCACGCCTCCATCACCGGCAAAGTCACCGCCGTCTCCGACAAAGTGATCATCGAGTCCTAACGTTTAGCGGCGGGGCATCGCCCCGCGCTTCCCCGCTTCGGATTGCACCGACATGAACGCCAAAACACAACAGGCCGTGGGCATGATCGAACTGACGAGCGTCGGCATCGGGCATCTGGTGCAGGACGCCATGCTCAAAGCCGCCTCCGTCAAACTCCTGCTCGCCCGCACGATCTGCTCCGGCAAGTACATCATCATCGTCTGCGGCGACGTCGCGCCCGTGCAGGCCAGCGTCACCGCCGGTCTCGACGCCGCCCCCGACGGCATCATCGATCACTTCGTCATCGCCAACGCCCACCCCGATGTCTACGCCGCGCTCGGACAGAGCGTGCAGCTCAACGTCTCGGCCGGCAGCTATCCGTCCGTGGGCATTCTCGAAACGTTCAGCTCCGCCAGCGCGCTCGAAGCCGCCGACGCCGCCGTCAAAGCGGCCAACATCAAAATCTTCAAGATTCATGTCGCCATGGCCTTGGGCGGCAAAGGCCTGGTGATGTTCGCCGGGTCGATCTCCGATTGCCGCGCCGCCCTCGACGCCGCCGTCGCCGTCGTCAAACCCAAGGGCCTGCTCGTCTCGGCCGTGACCATTCCCCGCCCGAGCCGCGAGCTGTTCGTCGATTACATCTGAACCGCAACGGGAAGTGACC
Proteins encoded in this window:
- a CDS encoding BMC domain-containing protein encodes the protein MNAKTQQAVGMIELTSVGIGHLVQDAMLKAASVKLLLARTICSGKYIIIVCGDVAPVQASVTAGLDAAPDGIIDHFVIANAHPDVYAALGQSVQLNVSAGSYPSVGILETFSSASALEAADAAVKAANIKIFKIHVAMALGGKGLVMFAGSISDCRAALDAAVAVVKPKGLLVSAVTIPRPSRELFVDYI
- a CDS encoding aminotransferase IV, which translates into the protein MLQTFNEKNRNLIVCVNGKLTHRDEAAINPFDSSVQNGDAVWEGLRLYDGRIFKLTEHLARLRKSATMLSYVNIPDDATIIDQLKKTLAANQMHDGVHIRLTLTRGPKYTSGLDPRVNLGTPTLIILPEHKPPVFNRDGITLITANIRRPNPDVLNQHIHSSNQLTSILAKLEANAAHADDALLLDQRGYLAETSSTHVFIVEGDTVVTPTTFACPEGITRATILELCRQHHMAHEVCDITPRRMHAADEMFVTGTMGELVPVLSVDGRAIGDGKSRAITDRLTQLFKELTRTQGVPVC